The following coding sequences are from one Nilaparvata lugens isolate BPH unplaced genomic scaffold, ASM1435652v1 scaffold5646, whole genome shotgun sequence window:
- the LOC120356054 gene encoding protein bark beetle-like: MRDAALVCHQLGLVLNPNDWFLMGADIPVAGTREKILLSNVQCTEEDVDITECRAERANDMEKSCSHDHDVGLRCYEPHWAGVRLGVLAEKCIFSISPSNAPACWITLLIRSNQVT, from the exons ATGAGGGACGCAGCCCTGGTTTGTCATCAGCTTGGTCTGGTACTCAATCCTAACGACTGGTTCCTGATGGGTGCTGATATACCTGTTGCTGGTACCAGGGAGAAAATACTACTCAG TAACGTGCAATGCACAGAGGAGGATGTCGACATAACGGAGTGTCGCGCGGAGAGGGCGAACGACATGGAGAAGTCGTGTAGTCACGATCACGACGTCGGTCTCCGTTGCTACGAGCCGCACTGGGCGGGTGTGCGCCTAGGGGTGCTCGCCGAAAAGTGCATCTTCAGTATCTCACCATCGAACGCGCCGGCATGCTGGATTACGCTACTAATACGTTCAAACCAGGTAACGTGA